In the genome of Bubalus kerabau isolate K-KA32 ecotype Philippines breed swamp buffalo chromosome 8, PCC_UOA_SB_1v2, whole genome shotgun sequence, one region contains:
- the VSTM2A gene encoding V-set and transmembrane domain-containing protein 2A isoform X5, whose protein sequence is MMGIFLAYVGFVFFSVLYIQQGLSSQAKFTEFPRNVTATEGQNVEMSCAFQSGSASVYLEIQWWFLRGPEDLEPGADVAGAQAELLPDRDPDGDGTKISTVKVQGNDISHKLQISKVRKKDEGLYECRVTDANYGELQEHKAQAYLKVNANSHARRMQAFEASPMWLQDMKPRKNVSVAAPSSMHSSANQRVPSTSSPQEVAKIPKQSPQSGSLCRAEPLHSG, encoded by the exons ATGATGGGGATCTTTTTGGCATATGttggatttgttttcttttccgtTTTATATATACAGCAAGGGCTTTCTTCTCAAG CAAAATTTACCGAGTTTCCGCGGAATGTGACAGCAACCGAGGGGCAGAATGTGGAGATGTCCTGCGCTTTCCAGAGCGGCTCTGCCTCGGTGtacctggagatccagtggtggTTCCTGCGGGGGCCGGAGGACCTGGAGCCTGGGGCCGATGTGGCCGGGGCACAG GCTGAGCTGCTGCCAGACCGGGACCCTGACGGAGACGGGACCAAGATCAGC ACAGTGAAAGTCCAAGGCAATGACATCTCTCACAAGCTTCAGATTTCCAAAGTGAGGAAAAAGGATGAAGGCTTATATGAGTGCAGGGTGACCGACGCCAATTATGGAGAGCTTCAGGAACACAAAGCCCAGGCCTACCTAAAAGTCAACGCCAACAGCCACGCCCGGAGGATGCAGGCCTTCGAGGCCTCACCCATGTGGCTGCAGGATATGAAACCTCGCAAGAATGTCTCCGTGGCAGCTCCCAGCAGTATGCACAGCTCTGCCAACCAGCGAGTGCCCTCTACTTCCAGCCCTCAAGAGGTAGCCAAAATCCCCAAACAAAGTCCACAATCAG GATCCCTGTGCAGAGCAGAGCCCCTGCACAGTGGTTGA
- the VSTM2A gene encoding V-set and transmembrane domain-containing protein 2A isoform X1 — MMGIFLAYVGFVFFSVLYIQQGLSSQAKFTEFPRNVTATEGQNVEMSCAFQSGSASVYLEIQWWFLRGPEDLEPGADVAGAQAELLPDRDPDGDGTKISTVKVQGNDISHKLQISKVRKKDEGLYECRVTDANYGELQEHKAQAYLKVNANSHARRMQAFEASPMWLQDMKPRKNVSVAAPSSMHSSANQRVPSTSSPQEVAKIPKQSPQSGMETHFATHKPSTGKWVSVDRFMCDGFSKIREQVQLK, encoded by the exons ATGATGGGGATCTTTTTGGCATATGttggatttgttttcttttccgtTTTATATATACAGCAAGGGCTTTCTTCTCAAG CAAAATTTACCGAGTTTCCGCGGAATGTGACAGCAACCGAGGGGCAGAATGTGGAGATGTCCTGCGCTTTCCAGAGCGGCTCTGCCTCGGTGtacctggagatccagtggtggTTCCTGCGGGGGCCGGAGGACCTGGAGCCTGGGGCCGATGTGGCCGGGGCACAG GCTGAGCTGCTGCCAGACCGGGACCCTGACGGAGACGGGACCAAGATCAGC ACAGTGAAAGTCCAAGGCAATGACATCTCTCACAAGCTTCAGATTTCCAAAGTGAGGAAAAAGGATGAAGGCTTATATGAGTGCAGGGTGACCGACGCCAATTATGGAGAGCTTCAGGAACACAAAGCCCAGGCCTACCTAAAAGTCAACGCCAACAGCCACGCCCGGAGGATGCAGGCCTTCGAGGCCTCACCCATGTGGCTGCAGGATATGAAACCTCGCAAGAATGTCTCCGTGGCAGCTCCCAGCAGTATGCACAGCTCTGCCAACCAGCGAGTGCCCTCTACTTCCAGCCCTCAAGAGGTAGCCAAAATCCCCAAACAAAGTCCACAATCAGGTATGGAAACCCATTTTGCCACTCACAAACCCTCCACAGGAAAATGGGTCAGTGTAGACAGATTTATGTGTGACGGTTTCTCTAAAATTAGAGAGCAAGTTCAGTTAAAATGA
- the VSTM2A gene encoding V-set and transmembrane domain-containing protein 2A isoform X4, translating into MMGIFLAYVGFVFFSVLYIQQGLSSQAKFTEFPRNVTATEGQNVEMSCAFQSGSASVYLEIQWWFLRGPEDLEPGADVAGAQAELLPDRDPDGDGTKISTVKVQGNDISHKLQISKVRKKDEGLYECRVTDANYGELQEHKAQAYLKVNANSHARRMQAFEASPMWLQDMKPRKNVSVAAPSSMHSSANQRVPSTSSPQEVAKIPKQSPQSVHAKTFMGTRAKLAS; encoded by the exons ATGATGGGGATCTTTTTGGCATATGttggatttgttttcttttccgtTTTATATATACAGCAAGGGCTTTCTTCTCAAG CAAAATTTACCGAGTTTCCGCGGAATGTGACAGCAACCGAGGGGCAGAATGTGGAGATGTCCTGCGCTTTCCAGAGCGGCTCTGCCTCGGTGtacctggagatccagtggtggTTCCTGCGGGGGCCGGAGGACCTGGAGCCTGGGGCCGATGTGGCCGGGGCACAG GCTGAGCTGCTGCCAGACCGGGACCCTGACGGAGACGGGACCAAGATCAGC ACAGTGAAAGTCCAAGGCAATGACATCTCTCACAAGCTTCAGATTTCCAAAGTGAGGAAAAAGGATGAAGGCTTATATGAGTGCAGGGTGACCGACGCCAATTATGGAGAGCTTCAGGAACACAAAGCCCAGGCCTACCTAAAAGTCAACGCCAACAGCCACGCCCGGAGGATGCAGGCCTTCGAGGCCTCACCCATGTGGCTGCAGGATATGAAACCTCGCAAGAATGTCTCCGTGGCAGCTCCCAGCAGTATGCACAGCTCTGCCAACCAGCGAGTGCCCTCTACTTCCAGCCCTCAAGAGGTAGCCAAAATCCCCAAACAAAGTCCACAATCAG